A genomic window from Candidatus Zixiibacteriota bacterium includes:
- a CDS encoding FAD-dependent oxidoreductase produces MLLPIIVLSGIGFIAAVGLGIAARVFYVKEDPRIKGVLDILPGANCGGCGFAGCAACAEAMVQGQAEANACVVGQTEVANQVAEFLGMKLMDTEPQIACPDCQGGLRATKKYEYAGFDDCRAAVLYFHGHLICNHGCLGLGTCVKSCKFGAISMGENGLPKFHPELCVGCGACSRACPKGIISLISEKTKILHWNQYTECLAPCRQKCPAQINIPKYIQHIKRGEYAEALLTIKERNPLPLTCGRVCPEPCALACRRTINDEPVAINYLKRFAADWEMNSGRRLRIPVAPATGKKVAIIGGGPGGLSAAYYLRRLGHEVAIFEKMPALGGMLRYGIPEYRLPKKVLDWEIQGILDLGISATTSVEFGEDFSMDFLRAEKYDAIFVAVGAWSEQQLNIEGADLHGVFSGIAFLERMQSGEELRIGDHVIVIGGGNTAIDAARSSLRMGAKRVTIVYRRSRDEMPANPAEIVAAEEEGVQFRFLSAPLKIVGNDGFVSGLEIQGMKLGEPDPSGRRRPVAVEGTEEIIGCDLVIQAVGQFPNLDFLKEKGQPNLQTTKWNTIDAKEDTLQTDVPYVFTGGDCFTGPGLVVEAIAAGRFAARSIHYYMMEGKIPPIRDRQKGFIEDSLHKSIVGVEAKPRVHEPVVTLEDRLGTFKEVEGTIDEEDAAYESGRCLNCGIYCYDHDLEARMLAEQEAAKAGQ; encoded by the coding sequence ATGTTGTTACCGATCATAGTGCTTTCGGGGATCGGGTTTATAGCCGCCGTCGGATTGGGTATTGCCGCCCGTGTATTTTATGTGAAAGAGGATCCGCGTATAAAAGGCGTCCTCGATATACTCCCCGGCGCCAACTGTGGCGGTTGCGGATTTGCCGGCTGCGCAGCGTGCGCCGAGGCGATGGTGCAGGGACAGGCCGAGGCTAACGCATGTGTGGTGGGTCAAACGGAAGTCGCCAACCAGGTGGCCGAGTTTCTGGGTATGAAACTCATGGATACCGAACCGCAAATCGCCTGTCCGGATTGTCAGGGCGGTTTGCGCGCCACGAAAAAGTACGAATACGCTGGATTCGATGACTGCCGCGCGGCGGTGCTGTACTTTCATGGCCACTTGATCTGCAACCATGGTTGCCTCGGTCTGGGAACATGCGTCAAGTCGTGCAAGTTCGGCGCCATAAGTATGGGGGAGAACGGTCTTCCCAAATTCCACCCCGAACTGTGCGTCGGCTGCGGCGCCTGTTCCAGAGCGTGCCCGAAGGGGATAATATCGCTCATCTCCGAGAAGACGAAAATTCTGCATTGGAACCAGTATACCGAATGTCTGGCGCCGTGCCGCCAAAAGTGTCCGGCTCAGATAAATATCCCGAAATATATCCAGCACATCAAGCGCGGCGAGTATGCCGAGGCGCTTTTGACTATCAAGGAACGTAACCCCCTCCCGCTCACCTGCGGGCGCGTCTGTCCCGAGCCCTGCGCCCTGGCCTGCCGGCGTACTATCAACGACGAACCGGTGGCTATCAACTATCTCAAACGCTTCGCCGCCGACTGGGAGATGAATTCCGGAAGACGTCTGCGCATTCCGGTGGCGCCGGCGACGGGCAAGAAGGTGGCTATCATAGGTGGCGGACCCGGCGGACTTTCGGCAGCTTACTATCTGCGTCGTCTGGGACACGAAGTCGCCATATTCGAAAAAATGCCGGCTCTGGGCGGTATGCTCCGCTATGGAATCCCCGAATACCGTCTGCCGAAAAAGGTTCTGGACTGGGAGATTCAGGGGATTCTCGACCTGGGAATATCTGCTACCACCAGCGTCGAGTTCGGCGAAGACTTCAGCATGGATTTCCTCCGGGCTGAAAAGTATGATGCCATCTTCGTCGCCGTGGGCGCATGGAGCGAACAGCAGTTGAACATAGAAGGCGCTGATCTCCACGGCGTCTTCAGCGGTATCGCTTTCCTCGAGCGTATGCAGTCGGGCGAGGAGCTGCGTATCGGTGATCATGTAATAGTCATCGGGGGCGGTAATACCGCTATCGATGCCGCCCGCAGTTCGCTGAGGATGGGTGCGAAGAGAGTGACGATTGTGTATCGTCGTTCCCGCGACGAAATGCCGGCCAACCCGGCCGAGATTGTCGCAGCCGAAGAAGAGGGAGTGCAGTTCAGATTCCTCAGCGCACCGCTGAAGATTGTCGGCAATGATGGTTTTGTCAGCGGACTGGAAATTCAGGGAATGAAGCTGGGCGAGCCGGACCCGAGCGGACGCCGCCGTCCCGTAGCGGTCGAAGGGACTGAAGAAATAATAGGCTGTGATCTGGTGATTCAGGCTGTCGGCCAGTTCCCGAACCTCGACTTCCTCAAGGAGAAGGGGCAACCGAACCTTCAGACCACCAAATGGAACACTATCGATGCCAAAGAAGATACTTTGCAGACGGACGTGCCGTATGTTTTCACCGGCGGTGACTGTTTTACCGGTCCGGGATTGGTGGTTGAGGCTATCGCGGCCGGACGCTTTGCCGCACGCTCGATTCATTACTATATGATGGAAGGTAAAATACCACCCATCCGCGACAGGCAGAAGGGGTTTATAGAGGACTCGCTTCACAAGTCCATAGTGGGTGTCGAGGCCAAACCGCGCGTCCATGAACCTGTCGTTACCCTTGAAGACAGGCTGGGTACGTTCAAAGAGGTTGAGGGAACGATCGACGAGGAAGACGCCGCATACGAATCCGGTCGGTGTCTGAACTGCGGTATATACTGTTACGATCATGACCTCGAGGCGAGAATGCTCGCGGAGCAGGAAGCCGCCAAAGCAGGACAGTAG
- a CDS encoding DMT family protein, with amino-acid sequence MRIVPIVMLVFSNLFMTYAWYGHLKDFRAKPLLIVIALSWGVAFFEYCLQVPANRIGFDYFSLGQLKVIQEVLTMIVFAGFAYFYMKQQLTWDFLWAGLCLVGAAYFMFRHLPSGN; translated from the coding sequence ATGCGAATAGTCCCGATTGTTATGCTGGTGTTCTCGAATCTCTTCATGACCTACGCATGGTACGGTCATCTGAAGGATTTTCGCGCGAAGCCGCTGCTGATTGTGATAGCCCTAAGCTGGGGTGTCGCCTTCTTTGAATACTGCCTTCAGGTTCCGGCCAATCGCATCGGCTTCGATTATTTCAGTCTCGGGCAGTTGAAGGTCATTCAGGAAGTCTTGACGATGATTGTCTTTGCGGGCTTTGCTTATTTCTACATGAAACAGCAATTGACCTGGGATTTCCTGTGGGCGGGTTTGTGTTTGGTCGGCGCCGCCTATTTCATGTTCCGGCATTTACCGTCAGGCAATTAG
- a CDS encoding M20/M25/M40 family metallo-hydrolase, whose amino-acid sequence MRTLTAIFTACIIFASAASAGDLYRVELKSPLDAAVVKSMNVNVLLRADNTCLLLVEKHEAHFLNTSGLEHSLLATDIHRNQLAIDRRSDRKNAAVFKVLYEKDQFRLLLVDWDAAKIAGSKVEIFPLPDMEVDVKYQEPVLGVTPQMAFSALEDLQLLMDRVSQDSLESYVGRLVAFYRRLTGTTSNYAARDWISSKFREFGYDSVVTDPFTGARLWDRTPCAAANVIAYKPGTVYPNQHIIIGGHFDAVPESPGADDNASGTAAVLECARILADIETNMTIIFIAFDSEESGLLGATHYVEGAVERNDDIVLMINADMIAHFENSDKADVYSNGQNVYAQLWDQLGNAYVGIDADLGGMGASDHWPFQMAGYDVIFVQEKIFSTVYHTENDKTAYMDFEYMTRMVKATLATAYSTNASPPPVRIAALEEPGDGHSFVVHWNRIDAPTIARYELSYYSMLSPLDITAIDFGPEDTSFVIDGLTEGQEYCVSVLAYDNSDLTSIKTRSYYFTPRSLPAAPFDVLAMPLKDAVRLTWAYSNAELDFDHCAVLRDGVEITQTLDTFFVDDDAALGSSLHDYRVVAVDTDGNLSDTLSIAPFGARAATLALGRILAVNRTQVYSNDFVDEKETGEYMRLVLDGYDYDYFSDTTAVSGYRDCNSVELNDMIDYELVVIGAETARYEDIGVNPVLHGLLDTLGYYLSIGGKVIIFGRWGTVGGINFCDYTTTAWTYDDGYHDLFHIGGRFLTPTPWEYGSSYLPADLVGARSRLTAYPHLVWDSLATVSHSTSQDIAITDVAGIPCATYVRVDSSKADIIYRYHSRNNSDWEGQPVAWRYFGDDYSYVFFDIPLSFFGRDMATAALRQAVDEILSGAPSDGENPDDPGTGELPVSFALSQNYPNPFNPSTRIDIALPQACHVRLEVFNILGQRVARLLDREMQPGNYDVYWDGSGVASGLYLYRLRAGSFEQSKKMILVR is encoded by the coding sequence ATGAGAACGCTGACAGCCATATTTACAGCCTGCATCATCTTCGCATCCGCTGCGTCTGCCGGTGATCTATATCGTGTGGAGTTAAAGTCTCCCCTCGATGCCGCTGTCGTTAAATCTATGAATGTCAATGTCTTGTTGCGGGCAGACAACACTTGCTTACTGCTTGTGGAAAAACACGAGGCTCACTTTTTAAACACTTCTGGCCTCGAGCACTCGTTGCTCGCCACAGACATCCATCGCAACCAACTGGCAATAGACCGTCGTTCCGACCGCAAGAACGCCGCTGTTTTCAAAGTTCTTTACGAAAAGGATCAGTTCCGTCTGCTTCTAGTCGATTGGGATGCGGCCAAGATCGCCGGGAGTAAGGTAGAGATTTTCCCCCTGCCAGATATGGAAGTCGACGTCAAATACCAAGAGCCGGTCTTAGGTGTCACTCCGCAGATGGCTTTTTCAGCACTTGAGGATCTTCAGCTCCTCATGGATCGAGTGAGCCAGGATTCACTCGAATCGTATGTTGGCCGGCTGGTGGCTTTTTATCGACGGCTTACCGGGACGACTTCGAATTACGCCGCCCGTGATTGGATCTCTTCGAAATTCAGAGAGTTTGGCTATGATTCGGTCGTCACCGATCCGTTCACCGGGGCACGACTGTGGGATCGGACACCGTGCGCGGCCGCCAATGTGATCGCTTATAAGCCGGGGACGGTATATCCGAACCAGCATATTATAATCGGCGGCCATTTCGACGCCGTCCCGGAGAGTCCGGGGGCCGACGACAATGCTTCCGGCACCGCCGCTGTCCTGGAGTGCGCGCGCATCCTGGCAGATATTGAGACCAACATGACTATCATATTTATCGCTTTTGACTCCGAGGAATCCGGTCTGCTTGGAGCCACACATTATGTCGAGGGCGCGGTAGAGAGAAACGACGACATAGTGCTGATGATCAACGCCGACATGATCGCGCATTTCGAAAATTCCGATAAAGCCGATGTCTACTCCAACGGTCAGAATGTCTATGCTCAACTCTGGGATCAACTCGGCAATGCTTATGTGGGTATCGACGCGGATCTCGGTGGCATGGGCGCCTCGGATCACTGGCCGTTCCAGATGGCCGGGTACGATGTCATTTTCGTGCAGGAAAAGATATTCTCCACTGTCTATCACACCGAAAATGACAAGACCGCTTATATGGATTTCGAGTATATGACGCGTATGGTTAAGGCTACACTGGCCACGGCTTATTCGACGAATGCATCGCCGCCGCCCGTGAGAATTGCCGCTCTGGAGGAACCGGGGGACGGTCATTCGTTCGTGGTGCACTGGAACCGCATTGATGCGCCGACGATTGCCCGTTACGAGTTGTCGTATTATTCGATGTTGTCACCGCTGGATATCACTGCCATCGATTTCGGACCGGAAGATACCAGTTTCGTCATTGACGGTCTTACCGAAGGTCAGGAATATTGCGTCTCTGTGCTGGCATACGATAATTCCGACCTGACCTCGATAAAGACAAGATCCTATTACTTTACGCCTCGCTCACTGCCCGCGGCGCCGTTCGATGTCCTGGCGATGCCTCTAAAGGATGCGGTCCGGCTTACGTGGGCGTACAGCAATGCCGAGCTGGATTTTGACCACTGCGCGGTTTTGCGTGACGGCGTCGAAATTACACAGACTCTCGATACGTTTTTCGTCGATGACGATGCCGCCCTTGGAAGCTCCCTGCACGACTATCGTGTCGTGGCTGTTGATACCGACGGGAACCTGTCCGATACGTTGTCAATCGCTCCGTTTGGAGCCAGGGCCGCTACGCTGGCCCTCGGCCGAATCCTGGCGGTAAATCGAACGCAGGTCTACTCCAATGATTTCGTTGACGAGAAAGAAACGGGGGAGTACATGCGCCTGGTCCTTGACGGCTACGACTACGATTACTTCTCCGACACCACCGCCGTCTCGGGCTATCGTGACTGCAACAGCGTGGAGTTGAACGACATGATTGACTACGAGCTTGTGGTAATCGGCGCCGAAACCGCCCGTTACGAAGACATTGGCGTAAACCCCGTGCTGCACGGACTTCTCGACACCCTTGGTTATTACCTGTCCATCGGTGGAAAGGTGATTATTTTCGGTCGATGGGGTACTGTCGGCGGTATCAATTTCTGTGACTACACTACCACGGCCTGGACGTATGACGACGGCTACCACGACCTGTTTCACATCGGCGGCCGCTTCTTAACGCCAACGCCTTGGGAATATGGAAGTTCCTACCTGCCGGCCGATCTTGTGGGGGCGCGTTCCCGTCTAACAGCCTATCCGCATCTGGTGTGGGACTCATTGGCGACAGTGTCGCACTCGACATCGCAGGATATCGCTATCACGGATGTTGCGGGTATCCCGTGTGCCACGTACGTGAGGGTGGACTCCTCCAAAGCGGATATAATCTACAGGTATCACTCGCGCAATAATTCCGACTGGGAAGGTCAACCGGTTGCATGGCGCTATTTCGGCGACGATTATTCCTACGTGTTTTTCGATATCCCTCTGTCGTTCTTCGGGCGGGACATGGCTACGGCCGCCCTCAGACAGGCGGTGGATGAAATACTTTCGGGCGCTCCCTCTGACGGGGAAAACCCGGACGACCCCGGAACCGGAGAATTGCCGGTGTCGTTCGCGCTTTCGCAAAATTACCCGAATCCCTTTAACCCGTCGACCAGAATCGACATTGCTCTGCCTCAAGCCTGCCATGTCAGGCTCGAAGTGTTCAATATTCTTGGCCAGCGAGTAGCCAGGCTTCTCGACCGAGAAATGCAACCGGGCAATTATGATGTTTACTGGGATGGCAGCGGGGTTGCCAGCGGGCTTTATTTATATCGTCTCAGGGCCGGCTCCTTCGAACAGTCCAAGAAAATGATCCTGGTTCGCTGA
- a CDS encoding NAD(P)-dependent oxidoreductase, with amino-acid sequence MHSNLPGIVVTGASGFIGRHFVDAVKGKFRLFCLARRSQKESEIPSHENIRWTQVDIAHFDSLREPVRCILEHGGADFVLHLAGYYDFTNEDNEEYQRTNVQGTRNILKLAKQIGTRRFLFASSLAACKFPARGKTIDESSPPVAQYPYAISKRAGEELIKEHQEWFPSAIVRMAAIYSDWCEYPPLYVFINTWTASKWNSRVLGGRGHSAVPYLHVQDLIRFFLKVIEKTDSLPRLCTLNASPNGFTTHIELYKTATRYFFGRDVRPLLMPKFLVYPGMASRQAIGRITGDLPFERLWMASYIDKILNVDASATHSKLHWTPTPRYDILRRLLFLVENMKNHADAWHIRNEAALRRVAQRPNFVIYNHLVENREAIIDEIFRHIWQASPSSRFPRYRKLGEKALHWYIALIYQILCAVVRTRDRTLMRHYAETIARRRFVEGFDVGEVSDFLLTIGDVVSGILRSCPDLKGIEQRIYDFITMTFQLAADEIQDSYEFLSSEFAGAMDKAEEALIPANVGDLERIVFQIEDICQDMREDHLRDEIGKLRT; translated from the coding sequence ATGCACTCTAACCTGCCCGGAATCGTTGTTACCGGTGCCTCCGGTTTCATTGGGCGGCACTTTGTCGACGCCGTTAAGGGTAAATTTCGACTTTTCTGTCTTGCCCGCCGCTCTCAGAAAGAGTCTGAAATTCCCTCGCACGAAAATATCCGCTGGACCCAGGTTGATATAGCGCACTTTGACTCTCTCAGGGAACCGGTTCGGTGCATTCTCGAGCACGGCGGCGCCGATTTCGTGCTGCACCTGGCCGGTTATTATGACTTCACCAATGAAGACAACGAAGAATACCAGCGCACCAACGTGCAGGGGACCCGCAACATTCTCAAACTTGCCAAGCAGATAGGAACGCGGCGTTTTCTTTTTGCCAGCTCGCTGGCCGCCTGCAAGTTTCCCGCAAGAGGCAAGACTATCGACGAGAGCAGCCCCCCGGTGGCGCAGTATCCTTATGCTATCAGCAAACGCGCCGGTGAAGAACTGATCAAGGAGCACCAGGAATGGTTCCCGAGCGCAATAGTCCGAATGGCGGCCATCTACAGCGACTGGTGCGAGTATCCGCCACTCTATGTTTTTATCAACACCTGGACCGCATCAAAATGGAACTCACGCGTACTGGGAGGACGTGGTCACAGCGCTGTTCCGTATCTTCACGTTCAAGACCTGATCAGATTTTTTCTGAAGGTGATAGAAAAGACCGATTCATTGCCGAGACTGTGCACTCTGAACGCCAGCCCCAATGGATTCACCACTCATATCGAGTTGTACAAGACTGCCACGCGTTATTTTTTCGGTCGAGATGTCAGGCCGCTTTTGATGCCGAAGTTTCTGGTATATCCGGGAATGGCTTCGCGGCAGGCGATCGGAAGAATTACCGGTGATCTTCCTTTTGAAAGGCTGTGGATGGCCTCATATATCGACAAGATTCTCAACGTGGATGCGTCGGCGACCCATAGCAAGCTTCATTGGACACCGACACCGCGCTACGACATCCTGCGCCGGTTGTTGTTCCTCGTGGAAAATATGAAAAACCACGCCGATGCCTGGCACATCCGCAATGAAGCGGCTCTTCGCAGGGTGGCCCAAAGACCCAACTTCGTGATCTATAATCACCTGGTTGAAAACCGCGAGGCCATAATCGATGAAATCTTTCGCCATATTTGGCAAGCATCCCCGAGCTCACGTTTCCCGCGCTATCGGAAACTCGGCGAAAAGGCCCTGCACTGGTACATTGCCTTGATTTATCAAATTCTCTGCGCCGTGGTCCGCACCCGAGACAGGACCCTGATGCGTCATTATGCCGAAACAATAGCGCGCCGTCGCTTTGTCGAGGGATTCGACGTGGGCGAAGTCAGCGACTTTCTGTTGACTATCGGTGATGTCGTCAGCGGCATTCTCAGATCCTGTCCCGACCTCAAGGGTATCGAGCAGCGGATATACGATTTCATCACGATGACTTTCCAGTTGGCTGCCGATGAAATCCAGGATTCCTATGAGTTCCTGTCCAGCGAGTTCGCGGGTGCGATGGACAAGGCCGAGGAAGCTTTGATTCCGGCAAATGTCGGCGACCTCGAGCGCATCGTTTTCCAGATCGAGGATATCTGCCAGGATATGCGCGAGGATCACCTTCGCGACGAGATCGGAAAGCTACGCACTTGA
- a CDS encoding FMN-binding protein, with amino-acid sequence MREIIRLVIVLSVICGVAAGALTLARQTLSERIELQSDFYVRGPALERLFNRPAAELLVNKITYASDGRLYPIFYWKEGDDVAGLAIEAAGQGGYGGDIMIMIGVDLKAEKIIGIEIIEHKETPGVGSQVEKMSFRRQWSGLSVEQPVQLGQQIDAISGATYSSRAVVAGTNVVVDLMTSHRQDILAAIEQEKHQ; translated from the coding sequence GTGCGTGAGATAATCAGACTGGTAATCGTTCTGAGCGTCATTTGCGGGGTTGCCGCCGGAGCTTTGACACTGGCCCGGCAAACACTCTCGGAGCGTATTGAGCTTCAGAGCGATTTCTACGTGCGGGGTCCGGCCTTGGAACGTCTGTTCAACCGCCCGGCAGCCGAGTTGCTGGTTAACAAGATTACGTATGCTTCGGACGGACGTCTCTATCCGATCTTTTATTGGAAAGAAGGCGACGATGTCGCCGGGCTTGCCATCGAAGCAGCCGGCCAGGGCGGCTATGGTGGCGATATAATGATCATGATCGGCGTTGATCTGAAAGCCGAAAAAATTATCGGGATCGAAATCATCGAGCACAAGGAAACGCCCGGTGTCGGATCACAGGTCGAGAAAATGTCTTTCCGCAGGCAGTGGAGCGGCTTGTCGGTTGAACAGCCGGTGCAGCTTGGCCAGCAAATCGACGCTATCAGCGGCGCGACATATTCCTCCAGAGCGGTCGTCGCCGGAACCAATGTCGTTGTAGATTTGATGACATCGCACCGGCAGGATATCCTGGCTGCCATCGAACAGGAAAAGCATCAATGA
- a CDS encoding electron transport complex subunit E: MEFKKVLVHGLWRDLPPFRLVLGLCPSLAVTSAAENGLGMGLAVTFVLIFSNLFISALRKVIPDKVRIASYIVIIATLVVIVEMVMRAFFFPLSQQLGIYIPLIVVNCIILGRAEAFASRNGMLLSMTDGLSVGIGFTISLTLVGSIREILGSGSWLGMQVMWNSFEPFEFMVKAPGAFICLGIMLGLMNAYSRMRGETFIQT, from the coding sequence ATGGAGTTTAAAAAGGTACTTGTACACGGCTTATGGCGTGACCTTCCGCCGTTCAGACTGGTTTTAGGTTTGTGTCCCTCGCTGGCAGTGACCTCGGCGGCCGAGAACGGGCTGGGTATGGGACTGGCGGTAACTTTCGTGCTGATATTCTCCAACCTGTTCATCTCGGCCCTTCGCAAGGTGATTCCCGACAAGGTTCGCATAGCCAGCTATATCGTAATCATCGCCACGCTGGTGGTTATTGTCGAGATGGTCATGAGGGCGTTCTTCTTCCCGCTGTCACAGCAGCTCGGCATATATATTCCACTGATCGTGGTGAACTGTATCATTCTGGGACGCGCCGAGGCCTTTGCCTCGCGTAACGGCATGCTGCTTTCGATGACGGATGGTTTGAGTGTGGGAATCGGTTTTACCATTTCGCTGACCCTGGTCGGGTCGATAAGGGAGATACTCGGATCCGGATCATGGCTCGGAATGCAAGTGATGTGGAACAGTTTTGAGCCGTTTGAGTTCATGGTGAAAGCCCCCGGTGCGTTTATTTGCCTCGGAATCATGCTGGGGTTGATGAACGCGTACAGCCGTATGCGCGGCGAGACGTTTATACAGACTTAG
- the rsxA gene encoding electron transport complex subunit RsxA, whose protein sequence is MELLLLAIAAIFVNNILLAQYLGNCPFCGVSKKLGTSIGMGAAVVFVVTLASIFTWSAYHFILKPYDLEFISTLVFILIIAALVQFVEIFLKKQSPALYNALGIYLPLITTNCAVMGVALLNIKNDFGFVDMVVYSFSAAFGFGLAIVLFAGLRERLLVSPVPRAMQGTAIALVTAGIMSLAFLGFSGMVN, encoded by the coding sequence ATGGAATTGCTTCTGTTAGCGATAGCCGCCATTTTCGTAAATAATATTCTTCTGGCGCAGTACCTCGGCAACTGTCCGTTCTGCGGTGTTTCCAAGAAATTGGGTACGTCGATAGGTATGGGAGCGGCGGTTGTTTTCGTGGTAACCCTGGCTTCCATTTTCACCTGGTCGGCTTATCACTTCATCCTCAAGCCATATGACCTGGAGTTCATTTCCACGCTGGTGTTCATTCTCATCATCGCCGCGCTGGTTCAATTTGTCGAGATCTTCTTGAAGAAACAGAGCCCGGCTCTCTACAACGCTCTGGGAATTTACCTGCCGCTGATCACCACCAACTGCGCCGTTATGGGTGTCGCCCTTTTGAATATCAAGAATGATTTTGGTTTTGTCGATATGGTCGTTTATTCGTTTTCGGCGGCGTTCGGGTTCGGCTTGGCCATCGTATTGTTTGCCGGACTTCGGGAACGACTGCTGGTATCGCCGGTGCCACGGGCTATGCAGGGTACGGCGATCGCGCTGGTGACGGCCGGCATTATGTCGCTGGCCTTTCTCGGGTTTTCGGGAATGGTTAATTAG